The DNA region GTATAGAGCCGGAAATCCCCACTAGGTTCTTGGCGTTTCACCCCGATTATATGCTGAGGGACCTCCCGCCCACTTCTATACGACACGCGGAGACTGCCGTAAAGATAGCGAAGGAGAACGGCCTCGTGGAGGTCTCTATCGGCAACTGGTGGTTGCTAGGCGACTACTACTAACGCCTGGCAGAGCAGTAAGGCTTTATGTACTTATACACATCGCTTAGCCTCGGCCTCCCTTTAAAAATCACTACGTTTGGCATAAGCTCCTTCCAAGTGGCCATTGCTAACTCCTCCGCCACGAGGACTAAGATGGGCTTCCCCGCCTTCACCACCTTCTCGTATTTTCGTTTGAGGTAGTCCGGCGTCCAGAAGCCGACTATCTCCACGTATAGGTCGCCTATTTTGAAGTCGGGGATGTATATCCTCCCGTCTACCACAATAGCCTCGGGCTCCCTCTCCACTTTGCAGAGCCTCGAAACCTGTCGGTAGAACTCCAGCTCTATCGAGCTGTCAAACTCCTCCGCCTCTACGGCAACTTTGGGCAGGGGCGGGGCGGTCTCCCAGCTTTCTCTAAAAAGGTACTTCCTCTCCCCCACCTTCACCTCCGCCTCTATCTCCCACCGATCAGCCGAGGTGATATATGGCACGAGTTTCGCTAGCCTAGTCCCGTACCTCTCGGTCTGCCGCAACGCGGACACAGGGCCGTCGAAGGCGAACTCAAGGAATTGGCCTCTAGCCTCAGCAATATACATTAGGCGGTAGCCCTTGACGGCTCTTATCAAGCTCTTGATGTGAGTAGGCGAGTTGGGGAGCTTGGCCTTTACGTATAGCGACTTGAAAAGAAGTGCCTGTATAAGCGCCAGGTTGTAAAGTCTTGTCAAGTCATCGGGTCCGATGTCTGGGAGCTTTACGATTTCCCTATTCTCTTCGTAGGCCTTTAGGAATAACTTCTTCACCTCGTCAACGCCTAGACCCAGCCTTGACGCTACGAGGCGAAAAATTTCTTCCCTCTCTTCAGGCGTTAGGGGGTAGCCTCTTTGCGATGCTGTTTTGAAAACCTCCATCCTCACCCTGGCGACTAGCTTGGCATCGAGTTTCTCCAACTCCATATGCCGCTCTAGTAGATGCGCCAACCCTCTTGAGAGCTTTTTGTCGGGGCTCGTCGCCTCAGCCGCCTTTCTAAACTGCCCAACTGTCTTAGCGGACTTGGCTACCTGGATCACCTCTGCCGCCGCCCTCTCGTCGCGTAGGTACTTTGGCTTTACCTCCCTTCCCCTCTTCGCCACTCGGAGGTAGTCTATTGGTATCACGAAACCCCCTTTTTCCGCCTACGTGCTGTGTGGACCTCCCTAGTGCTGGCGGTGACCACTTCGTATATCTTGGCCTTGTGGGGCTTAAGCCTAAGCGCCCTACCCATCCGCTGGATGAATTGCCTAGCACTGGAAGTGCCTCCAAGTATTACCACGACGTCGACGTCGGGCACATCTACCCCCTCGTCTAATACTTTGCCTGTGACGATGGCTTTTACCTCGCCTCTTCTGAACATGGCCATAATCTGCTCCCTCTCGTAGGGGGACATGTCGTGGGTAATCAGCGGGATCAAATACCTCTCCGAGACCGACCTCGCCAGCGATGTGTATTCGGTAAATATGAGTATTTTTGATCCTCTATGCCTACTCAGTATTTCCCCGACGGCGTCTACCTTCGCCTCTGTCTCCAGTACGAGGCGCCTCATCTCATGCCAAGCGTCCAGCGCCTCCTTGGCGCGGGGATCGCGGCCTGATAGTATTACGAGTTTTTGGAAATCAGAGGGGGATCTGAACTTGAGGCCTTTCTTTCTCAAATAAGCGAGGTATTTGGCTTCGAGCTCTTTGTATAACTTCGCCTCGTTTTCCCTAAGCCTTACTTTTATAATCTCAATCTCGTAGTCGGCCGTCCAGACTCCTCTTATTTCAGAGGCGGTAATCCGGTAAACTACTGGGCCAACGAGCCAGTCTAGGTCTACGTGGAGCCCATCTGCCCTCTCCGGCGTGGCGGTT from Pyrobaculum arsenaticum DSM 13514 includes:
- a CDS encoding DUF790 family protein, which produces MIPIDYLRVAKRGREVKPKYLRDERAAAEVIQVAKSAKTVGQFRKAAEATSPDKKLSRGLAHLLERHMELEKLDAKLVARVRMEVFKTASQRGYPLTPEEREEIFRLVASRLGLGVDEVKKLFLKAYEENREIVKLPDIGPDDLTRLYNLALIQALLFKSLYVKAKLPNSPTHIKSLIRAVKGYRLMYIAEARGQFLEFAFDGPVSALRQTERYGTRLAKLVPYITSADRWEIEAEVKVGERKYLFRESWETAPPLPKVAVEAEEFDSSIELEFYRQVSRLCKVEREPEAIVVDGRIYIPDFKIGDLYVEIVGFWTPDYLKRKYEKVVKAGKPILVLVAEELAMATWKELMPNVVIFKGRPRLSDVYKYIKPYCSARR
- a CDS encoding DEAD/DEAH box helicase family protein; this translates as MGLVITWDRGTILLEGEVPNEIKTLSFIKFDGRVGKYRALAIYYPRLLAVAKSLGQEVEDRVWGLQCGEVRPASEVKLRAYQEEALRAWMRTKRGVVVMPTGSGKTHVAIAAIAQLKEPALVVVPTVELVQQWHAKLRHYFPGRVGVWYGEEKRESCITVITYDSAYTAVEAIGNRYKLLVFDEVHHLPSQSYRQIAELSPAPHRLGLTATPERADGLHVDLDWLVGPVVYRITASEIRGVWTADYEIEIIKVRLRENEAKLYKELEAKYLAYLRKKGLKFRSPSDFQKLVILSGRDPRAKEALDAWHEMRRLVLETEAKVDAVGEILSRHRGSKILIFTEYTSLARSVSERYLIPLITHDMSPYEREQIMAMFRRGEVKAIVTGKVLDEGVDVPDVDVVVILGGTSSARQFIQRMGRALRLKPHKAKIYEVVTASTREVHTARRRKKGVS